The following nucleotide sequence is from Mycobacterium sp. Z3061.
GTAACTCGGCATACAGCCCACCGTCGTCGCGCAGCGGGTCGTGGTGGGCCGTGCCGATGAACGCCGGCGGCAGCCCGGCCAGCTCGCCGTTACCGGGCGCCAGGTTGACCGGCAGGGTGGTGTGGTCGCTGACGTCGAGGTGCGGGACATACCAACTCAGGAACGCGTCGATGACGTCGTCGTCGAGGATGTGGGCGTTGGCGTTCTCGATGAACGACGGCAGTGTCCGGTCGCCGATGCACGACGGATACCACAGCAGCTGAAAGACCACCGAGGGCGAGCCGTGGTCACGGGCCAGCTGCGCCATGATCGCCGAGATATTGCCGCCGGCCGAATCTCCGGCCACGGCGATCCGGTTCGGGTCACCACCGAGTTCGGCGGCGTACTCGCCGACCCAGCGCAGGGCCGCCCAGCTGTCTTCGACTCCGGCCGGGTGCGGGTGCTCGGGAGCCAGGCGGTAGTCCACCGACACCACGATCGCCTCCGCGCCCACGGCATGGGCGCGCGCGACATGGTCGTGGGTGTCCAGGTCGCCGAGCGCCCAGCCGCCGCCGTGATAGAAGACGACCACCGGCAGGTTGTCCTGCGCAGCGGTGGGCGGCCAGTAGATCCGTACCGGAATGTCGGCGTGCTCGCCGTAGCCGATCGTGCGGTCCTCGATCCGCAGATCCGGCAGCAACTCCGGCGGCGCCTTCAACGCGGCCAGCTGGGCGCGGGCAACCTCGACACCGTCGGACGCTTTGAAGGTCATTGGAACGGCGTCGAGCAGCATCTTCAGCAGCGGATCGATCTCCGGTCGGGCATCGGTGGGGTCCGTCATGGATCTAGGGTATGCACGCTGGCAACTATCCGTGCAGCGCAACGCGCAGTGCGGCCAGGCCCCGGTCCATCGCTTCGGTGGCAGCGGGTACCACCCCGGCATAGCCGACGTAGCCGTGCACCATGGTCTCTGCGTTGTGCACCTCGGTGGGGACACCGGCGCCGGCCAGCAGTTCGCCGTACCTGATGCCGTCGTCGCGCAGCGGATCGAAGCCCGCGACGGCGATATAGGCGGCCGGCAGCTCAGCGAAGTTGTCCGCCCGTCCCGGAGCCATGGCAGCCGGTGGGTTGGCCATGTCTGCTTCGCCCGCATACCAGCGGGAGAAGTCGGCGATGGCCTTGGCGTCCAGGATGAGCGCGTTGGCGTTCTCGGTGAAAGACGGCAGCGACGAGTCCCACATCGTGGACGGGTACCACAACAGCTGGAACGCCAGGGCCGGTGCGCCTTCGTCACGGGCCCGTTGGGCCACCGCCGCCGCAATGGTGCCGCCCGCCGAGTCGCCGGCGACGGCGATCCGGCTGGGGTCGGCGCCGATCTCGGACCCGAACTCGGCCACCCATTTCGTTGCGGCCCAGGCATCCTCGATGGCGGCGGGGTAGGGGTGCTCGGGTGCCAGGCGGTAATCGACGGATACGACGATGGCGTCGGCCCCCACCGCGTGCTGGCGCGAGGTGCCGTCGTGCGTGTCCAGGTCGCCCATCACGAAGCCGCCGCCGTGGAAGAACAGGACCACCGGCGCAACGGATGTCGTTGGCGGCCAATATATTCTGACGTCGATGGGTCCGCCGGGCCCGTCGATGGCACGGTCTTCGACGCGCAGTTCGGGGTGTAACGCGCGACGCGGCAGGTCGCGGAGTCGTTGTCGCACGGCATCGATTCCGTCGTCGGTTGATAGCCGGAACGGAACCGCATCCAGTACCTTCAGCAGGATGGGATCGACTCCGGGTTTCTCGTTACCCCGAAGCAAGGCGGCGTCGTCGAAATTCGGCATGGACGTACCGTACGCATCCCGTCTGATGGTCGGCGGCTGGGTGGCGGCCTGCTGGGCGGGAATCGCCTACGGCGTCTACCTGACGGTCATCGCGCTGCGTCTGCCGCCCGGCAGCGAACTCACCGGACACTGGATTCTGCAGCCGCCGTTCAAGGCGTCGATGGCGCTGCTGCTGATGGTCGCCGCGTTCGCGCATCCCGTCACCCGCGAGCGGCGCTGGCTGGTGCCGGCGCTGCTGTTCTCCGCCGGGGGGGACTGGTTGCTGGCGATCCCGTGGTGGACCATGTCGTTCGTCCTGGGACTCGGGTCATTCCTGTTGGCGCACATCTGTTTTCTTGGTGCGCTGGTGCCTCACATCGCTGCGACCCGGCAACGCGTCGCGGCCGCCGCGGTCATGGTGCTGGCCTCGGTGTCGATGCTGATCTGGTTCTGGCCCCATCTGAACAACGGCAAGGAGAACCTGACCCTGCCGGTCACGGTCTACATCACCGTGCTGTCGGCGATGGTGTGCACGGCGCTGCTGGCCAAGCTGCCCACCATCTGGACCGCCGTGGGAGCCGTGTGTTTCGCGGCCTCGGACTCGATGATCGCCATCAGCCGGTTCATCCTGGGCAACGAGGCGCTGGCGGTGCCGATCTGGTGGTCCTATGCAGCCGCCGAGATCCTGATCACGGCCGGCTTCTTCTTCGGTCGCACCGACGTTGCCGCATCCGCCGAGAGCTAGTTGTCGCTGCCCGCAGTTACGGTGGACCTACCGTGACAAGAAAGAGCATGTCTGACAACGCAATTCGGCATACCGCCGGTGCGGTGGCCGAAGTGGAGCCGATCGCCCGGGTGCTGCCGATGCTGTCGGTGCCACATCTCGATCGCGAATTCGACTACCTGGTGGCACCCGATCAGTCCGACGACGCGCAGCCCGGGGTGCGGGTCCGGGTGCGTTTCCACGGTCGGCTGGTCGACGCGTTCGTCCTGGAACGGCGTAACGACACCGATCACCAGGGGAAGCTCGGCTGGCTGGACCGGGTGGTGTCCGCCGAACCCGTCCTCACTCCGGAGATCCGGCGACTGGTCGAAGCGGTCGCCGCCCGCTACGCCGGCACCAGGCCGGACGTGTTGCGCCTGGCGGTGCCGGCCCGGCATGCCAGGGTCGAAAAGGAGCTCACCGCGGTCCCGGCCCTGCCGGTGGTGCAACCGGTCGACCCTGCCGGCTGGCAGAGCTACGGTCGCGGTGGTCAGTTCCTGGATGCGCTGGCGCAGTCCCGGGCCGCCCGCGCGGTGTGGCAGGCATTGCCGGGGGAGCAGTGGGCGGACCGGTTCGCCGAGGCGGCCGCCCAGACCGTGGCGGCCGGTCACTCGGCGCTGGCGATCGTGCCCGATCAGCGTGATCTCGACACGTTGTCGCACGCGGCGGTGGGACTGATCGACGAGACCAGCGTGGTGGCGCTGTCGGCCGGACTCGGCCCGGCGGCGCGGTACCGGCGGTGGCTGGCCGCGCTGCGCGGCAGCGCACGCGTGGTGATCGGTACCCGCAGTGCGGTGTTCGCGCCGGTCAGCGATCTCGGTCTGGTCATGGTGTGG
It contains:
- a CDS encoding alpha/beta hydrolase gives rise to the protein MPNFDDAALLRGNEKPGVDPILLKVLDAVPFRLSTDDGIDAVRQRLRDLPRRALHPELRVEDRAIDGPGGPIDVRIYWPPTTSVAPVVLFFHGGGFVMGDLDTHDGTSRQHAVGADAIVVSVDYRLAPEHPYPAAIEDAWAATKWVAEFGSEIGADPSRIAVAGDSAGGTIAAAVAQRARDEGAPALAFQLLWYPSTMWDSSLPSFTENANALILDAKAIADFSRWYAGEADMANPPAAMAPGRADNFAELPAAYIAVAGFDPLRDDGIRYGELLAGAGVPTEVHNAETMVHGYVGYAGVVPAATEAMDRGLAALRVALHG
- a CDS encoding alpha/beta hydrolase; translated protein: MTDPTDARPEIDPLLKMLLDAVPMTFKASDGVEVARAQLAALKAPPELLPDLRIEDRTIGYGEHADIPVRIYWPPTAAQDNLPVVVFYHGGGWALGDLDTHDHVARAHAVGAEAIVVSVDYRLAPEHPHPAGVEDSWAALRWVGEYAAELGGDPNRIAVAGDSAGGNISAIMAQLARDHGSPSVVFQLLWYPSCIGDRTLPSFIENANAHILDDDVIDAFLSWYVPHLDVSDHTTLPVNLAPGNGELAGLPPAFIGTAHHDPLRDDGGLYAELLSAAGVPVELVNEPNMVHGYVSFGLVVPAAAEATNRGLAALKKALYP
- a CDS encoding lysoplasmalogenase; this translates as MDVPYASRLMVGGWVAACWAGIAYGVYLTVIALRLPPGSELTGHWILQPPFKASMALLLMVAAFAHPVTRERRWLVPALLFSAGGDWLLAIPWWTMSFVLGLGSFLLAHICFLGALVPHIAATRQRVAAAAVMVLASVSMLIWFWPHLNNGKENLTLPVTVYITVLSAMVCTALLAKLPTIWTAVGAVCFAASDSMIAISRFILGNEALAVPIWWSYAAAEILITAGFFFGRTDVAASAES